Proteins encoded in a region of the Nitrospira sp. genome:
- a CDS encoding aspartate carbamoyltransferase catalytic subunit, producing MSFKHKHLLSIAPLSAEEIMLILETADSFKEVSGREIKKVPALRGKTVVNLFFEPSTRTRTSFELAAKRLSADAINFSPSNSSVVKGETLLDTARNIEAMQADIIVLRHPAAGAADTLSRGVKSSVINAGDGWHEHPTQALLDLYTIREKQRAFKGLRVAIVGDVAHSRVARSNIHALTKVGAAVRVVGPRTMMPFGIEKLGATFYDTLDAGLKGVDVIMMLRLQLERQGRALYPTIREYSRLYGLTAERLKLAEPGALVMHPGPINRGVEIAPDVADSFSSVILDQVTNGVAVRMGILYLLSGANQ from the coding sequence ATGAGCTTCAAGCACAAGCACCTATTGAGCATCGCGCCCCTGTCTGCTGAGGAGATCATGCTGATTCTCGAAACCGCCGACTCCTTCAAGGAGGTCAGCGGACGCGAAATCAAGAAGGTGCCGGCCCTGCGCGGCAAGACAGTGGTCAATCTCTTCTTTGAACCGAGCACACGGACGCGGACCTCCTTCGAGCTGGCCGCCAAGCGGTTGAGCGCGGACGCGATCAACTTCTCGCCCTCCAATAGCAGCGTGGTGAAGGGGGAGACCCTGCTCGACACGGCCCGAAACATCGAGGCCATGCAGGCGGACATCATCGTGCTGCGCCATCCGGCGGCCGGCGCCGCGGACACGCTCTCGCGCGGCGTGAAATCCTCAGTGATCAACGCAGGCGACGGCTGGCACGAGCATCCGACCCAGGCACTGCTGGATCTTTACACCATCCGTGAAAAACAACGTGCCTTCAAGGGTTTGCGTGTGGCCATTGTGGGTGACGTCGCGCACAGCCGGGTGGCGCGCTCCAACATTCACGCGCTCACGAAGGTTGGTGCGGCGGTACGGGTGGTTGGCCCTCGCACCATGATGCCCTTCGGCATTGAAAAACTCGGCGCGACGTTCTACGACACTCTGGACGCTGGTCTGAAGGGCGTGGACGTCATCATGATGCTCCGGTTGCAGCTCGAACGGCAGGGGCGCGCGCTCTACCCAACGATCCGTGAATACTCGCGACTTTATGGACTGACCGCCGAGCGGCTCAAGCTCGCTGAACCCGGCGCGCTCGTCATGCATCCGGGCCCGATCAACCGCGGTGTGGAAATTGCGCCGGACGTTGCCGACAGCTTCTCCTCAGTGATCCTGGACCAGGTCACCAACGGTGTAGCGGTGCGGATGGGCATCCTCTATCTCCTGTCGGGAGCCAATCAATGA
- the pyrR gene encoding bifunctional pyr operon transcriptional regulator/uracil phosphoribosyltransferase PyrR, translated as MTTRAAREKLIMDAGEMTRALTRIAHEILERNKGTKDLALVGIRTGGVHLTHRLTKRIEEIEHVKVPVGELDITLYRDDLAIRKEQPILKTTHVPFDIGDRKIVLVDDVLFTGRTIRAAMDGLIDLGRPAEIQLAVLVDRGHRQLPIKATYIGKNIPTSTDEIVQVFFEEDGEEDRVVIWQGGVA; from the coding sequence ATGACGACACGTGCCGCACGCGAAAAACTTATCATGGACGCAGGCGAGATGACGCGGGCCCTGACCCGCATTGCCCACGAAATCCTAGAGCGCAACAAGGGCACAAAGGATCTCGCGCTCGTGGGTATCCGTACGGGCGGGGTACACCTGACGCACCGGTTGACCAAACGCATCGAAGAGATCGAGCACGTCAAGGTGCCCGTGGGCGAGCTGGACATCACGCTTTACCGCGATGACCTGGCGATCCGGAAGGAACAGCCAATTCTCAAAACCACGCACGTGCCCTTCGATATCGGCGATCGGAAAATCGTGCTGGTAGATGACGTGCTGTTCACCGGCCGCACGATTCGCGCCGCCATGGACGGCCTGATCGACCTGGGCCGGCCAGCCGAAATCCAACTAGCCGTGCTCGTGGACCGTGGGCACCGGCAACTGCCAATCAAGGCGACCTATATTGGCAAGAACATCCCGACGTCAACTGACGAGATTGTCCAGGTTTTCTTTGAAGAAGACGGCGAAGAGGACCGGGTCGTAATCTGGCAGGGAGGTGTGGCATGA